In Mustela lutreola isolate mMusLut2 chromosome 16, mMusLut2.pri, whole genome shotgun sequence, the genomic window GCTGCACTGTTTCACGTTCCCAGCAGCAATGCACAAGGGTCTTTGCACATACATTCCTAAGAGTCTCTGTTGGGGGTGAAAGAGGGAATTTTACCATTTTCGTCATAAGGGAAGAAGGAACCTCCTCGGGATAAAGGTGGGAACACACACCCTTGGGATTTGCAGAAGAAGGAGACTCCCAACACAAAGTTGACTAAATACCGAAGTGACTTTGGCAGAGACCGAACTGGACAATTATACCATGGTTTCtccttagaaagaaagagaagcctcCAAAGAGGATGGTTCTATGTACGTCACAtggttctttttccctcttcagcTGTCGGAGGAAGGAGAGATTGCTGATTTTTTGCTGATGAAAATACTAGGTTTCCTGGGGATTAAATGTAAAACAGAGGAGCCTGGAAACAGCAGTGAGCTGCCCAAGTAGCGGGTCAGAGGCCTGGCCCCCTCCACCTGCACCAGCTGCACCCAGTGGTTAAGCTCTTCATCCAAATataagcagttacagaaggggaAGGCCAAAGCCTCAGACCTATGTTTACTGGTGATTCTACATTCTCTCTGGATGTTTTCCTGTGTGCATAGTAAAGGCATCACATCcggcaaatgaaaaaataagaaaaatatatagagagatatgtGCAATTGTCATTACTGTGATAGACTGTTTGTTCAAATGTATTTCCTTCTAGAAATAAAACGAATATTGTCTGGAGTTTGGGAAAAATAATGTCTGTGAACTATTTAATCTTCTTGGTTGGTCAGGGATTGTTTCTGAATGATTCTAGTTCAGAGTTTCCCAAACTGTGTTTGGGAAGAGAGGTTAATAGCCGTCATATAAATTGGCTACAGTTGCCAGAACAAAGTGGcacaaactaggtggcttaaaataacagatatttatagaagcccaaaatcaaggtgtcaaagGGGACATGTTCTCTTCTGGCTTTTGGTGttctttggtgttccttggccTGAGGATGAATCATTCTAATCTCTGTGTCATCACATGGCCTTCTTCCTTGTATCTGTCcctgtgtttcttttcctcttataaGTTCTCTAGCCATACTGGATTGAGGGCCCATCCTACTCCATTATGACTTcgtcttaactaattatatcctCAACAACCCCATTTCCAATTCTGATCTCATTTTGAGTATTGGGCGTTAGGACTCCAGTGTATCTCTGTAGGGAGCACAACTCAACATAACAGGTGTCATTCCCTCAGAAATGTTTCTGAATCAAAGAAATGTGAGAAACACACTTGTATAAAAGGTTATACAAGTTCTCTGGGATGGGAAttgtcattgtttttaatttgctaaaAGGGCACTGCTGGGATGAGATGAGCACAAGAGAGAAAGTGTATTGCTACTCCTAAACCTCTCTAACCCAGGGATCCAGTACTGCAGCACCTCAGTCAAAGCTAgtgttcctaaaaaaaaaaaaaaaaaaaaaaaaaaagctagtgtTCCTTAGAGGACACTACAGGAATTGTTGATCTACACCAGTGGTTCACAACCTGGGCTACACGCTAGAATCTGAAGACTTCATTCCAATACATGAGAACCTCTGGGCTAGGACTCAGGCAACAATAGTTTTAAAGACCAGGTGATTCCCATGAGCAGTCAGACTTGATAACCAGGCTCTAAATTCTTTGAACCACAGATCTAGACAATAAAAGGGTTGGTTTGTGCGACTAAGGGCACATTATCCTTCCCCCATGCACGGGACACACCTCACATATCCTCTCCAGCTCACATGTCTGGGTCCTCCTCTTCACATACCTGTGATAACAGATCCTCCAGGCTGCCTGCCCCAAATCCATCTCATGCTTTCCTCCTCACTGTTGGAACCCAACTTTGTTCTGGTAGACCTCTACCCTTTTCCCACATGACTCATGGGAAGGTGACCCTGTAGCGACCTAAGGTAAATCCTGATTTGTCTTAATAATCCATTCCCTTGATGTGAGGGAGTTAGGGTAGTCACATGACAAGTTCTAGCCAATGAAAACTGAAGTCTCCAGGATACTGCCTGGAAAGGTTTACTTGCTaataaagagagacacagagacgtGGGGTCTTATGCTGCTAGATATTGTCTAGTCTGATCAAGACTCCTGGAACTTTGGAGGCTACCTTGAAATCATGGGGAGCAATCCGAACATAACAGAGCAGAAAGATGAGAGGAACATGAATGCTTGATGACTGACTTAATCAATCCTGGAGTTGAACTACTGCCTTCTTTCTGGATGAGAACTTAAATGTCTTTTTATGACAGGTGAATCAGGATCCCACCctgacaataaaaacaaaacaaacacaaaaatacccTGGATCCTTTATAAAGAGCCATACAACATGGACACTGGGGATTTCATCATCTTCTATACTACCAAAAGCCCATCATCCATTCTTTATTGTGTCAGGTATGAACACTAGCTTTATGTGCACAGATGTTCATCAAATAACCCATAGCAAGGTGTACACACATTCTCAATAGACTGGTACAGAGACCTACCCAGATAGGTACagtctgtttttgtatttttattttttaagattttatttatgagggcgaggggagagggatgtgggggagagagagcatgagccaggggagagagagagtgagaagcagactccttgctgagcaggaagtccaactttgggctccatcccaggaccccggtatcatgacctgagctgaaggaagatgcttaatcaactgagcctcccaggtgccccatacagtTTGTTTTAAATAGGAAAAGTTCTAAGATCTGGAGAATTTCTAAGTTCTTCATCTCTCTCATCTTTCCCATCTACTCTACAGTCCTAAACTGACTGTAAATATCAAACTGGCAACTCCTTCAGTTGTATTgttatgagaggaaaaaaaaaagctttaagacATGAGTGGGTCCCTTTTGAGGTGTTTGCAATTTTCAGGTGTCTGTACCAAACATGTTATGAGATGACCTTTCAAATCTCAAGCCATGGATGTTACAAAGGTTATCGGttatgaaaaacaaatttttttttggttatcctaatgcttattaaaaaaattgacacatttccTACTGTTTTAGTGGAAGGACATGTGATATTGTCCACAGACTGGTATGTGACCTTGTTTTTTCCACCAAATGCATTAATCAAAcaaggaataaatattttagggcATGGTTTGCAGTATGCTATGATGGCTtataagaaaacaacaataaaaacagaatattgaCATTATAGAAGCTAGTCAAGATCTGGACTTTAGAGAAAACCACTGTGAGCCATCAGCTTCCCAAAGGGAGGCACATAGTAACAGAGTTTAAGAGCAGTTGACCTTGAATCCAACTAGAGGTCAAGTTCTGCTACTGCCATCTAACAGCAGCTTGAGCTATAAATGCTTTCCCCATTCCactcttgggcaagtcatttaacctttctgagcctccagTTCCTCACCTGTGAAACAAAAGTAATACCTATCAGAAAGGGGTTTGGAGAGGATTAAAAAGGTAATGTTTACACAgtccctggcacatagcaagGGAAAGGAAGATGGAATATGACAGATGCGCTGACAGTGCTTATTTTATGAGTGGAGTAGAAGCTCAGTGCAACAGCATGGGTCTTctaaacaacccccccccaccaccaccaccagacaCACACATCACTTTAAGGTGCCCACCCTGTAATAATGAAGATGTGCAGCTTGAGGTGTTTCTCACTCTGGTGTTTCTTTGCTGATTCCTGCCCACTCCATAAAATTTGTGTTGAAGGTAAGGTCTCTCCCAGAACTTAATTATTTTCCCCAGAACTTGATTATTTCGTCTCTTGAATGGGAACATGTCTTCTGCTTTTCTGGAAAGGTCTTGGTCATGGGGCTGGCTACTTAAGCAAGGAACTGACCATGGTAGGTTTCAGCTTTTGATTGCTCCTGCATTAGCTAACTGGCTTCCATGCATCCACCAACGAGACATTTCCGACCCTTAGACAAGTCCCTGCACCTCTATGAGCTTCATGATTCTGTCTGTCCCATTTGGGGTACCTAAGCCTCTTGGGATCTGTAAAGTAATAAAGTTGGGTTCCTGGATTGTTTCCAgtatttttaagtgttaaaaagACACTGTGCACGGATGCGCGCCCCGAGATGCCATCTCTATCGGGAACCCTTCTCAATGCCCCCTAGTGTCTCTCACTCTGGCAAAGCTGGAACTGCTGACTTTGCACTTTCACTTGCCGGAAAGCGACTCCCGGGGACGAGGTCCAGTCCCGCCCCACTCGCCCCCTCCAACCAGCTACTGAGCTTaggccccgcccctcgccccccaccccttccGGGCCGCAATTCTTCCGTATATCCCCGCCCCTCTCGCGCTTGTCCCCCTATCCAGGGCCGTGCCTGGCCTGgaatccccacccctgcccctaccAAGCACCACCCTCCTACCAGCCAGCTCGCTCCGGCTCGCTCCGGTCcagggccgcccccgccccgcccctgccggGCCGGGGTTCCCGCACGGCTTGCACTACGACCCGCGCGCGTCTGTGAACATGGCGCTGCGAGCCTTGCGGAGCGTGCTGGCTACGGCCTGCAGCTTGCGCGTCACGTCCGCGCCCACCGCAGCCTGCCTGCTGCGGCCCTGGGGACTGAGGACCGGTACCGTCCGGACACTGCGCACAGGCTCGGCTCTGCTCTCCGGTAAGCGCAGGCAAGCACGTGGGGAGAGCCGGGCTGCTTGGGGCGACGGAGTTGGGCGCCTCCCTCCCCCGGGTCGCTCCTTACCTCGATTCCCCGGTGCTGACCACCTGGGTTAAGCGAGGTGTCCCCTGCCCTCGCTTCTCCTGGGATCCCTAGTCGCGTGGCCGATGCTGCAGCCTTTGTCCTGCGGGTTGGAGAGCCAggaggaggaagcctggagcACACGCGCGGCAGCCGAGTGCAGGCTTGTTCCAGCGGGAGCTTCGGCCGCTCGCTGCTGGAGAACCGTGCAGTCATCGCTAAACTCCTTGGCAACCTTAGGTTATCTCTTGCGCGTGTGTGTATCGTGGGCCCTAAAATTGGAGACCTGGTAGGCTTTAGTTTGCTACATGGACTGTCACTGAGAACTCTGTGaagtaaaacaaaagcaagagcacttaataaaattaaagcacTGGAGCTAGATTTTTACTAGCAAAAGTGAGCTTAACTTTGAATGCTCGGCTGTTTCCTAAAAACAGTGAGATAAAGTCTTTTGGACCCTTACATTATGCTAAAGTCTATACTGAGTTATGGATGTGTTGGGACAGAAATGATGCCTCACATAGACATGCAGTTGAAGTAACTGGGGGCCCTGCCCACAAATGTCTTAGTCATCTGTGCTACTTTATACTTTAGCACAATTATTGCAGCGGGAAAAGTTTTCTAACTGCGGGCACAAATGCTTGGGATGCTAACTGGACCTCCAAGAACTCGGGCTTCTTTCTTAGCGGTGCATAGGCCTGTGATGGCTGTTGTCTCATTAAGTTCACTGTTTCTAGAAACCTGTTTGGAAATGGAAGTCTTGATAACATTGATTTGTTACAGCCTGAAACATAAAGATGCTTTTCTCCTGTTGCTAATGTATTCCTTTAGTTCTGCTGGTGACACGTATCAGTAATTACCTATTTGAATACAAAGGGGAAAGCATGTCTCAAAGAAATgaatttcaaggtttttttttctttttgtttttgttattcagTGTGGCGCTACTGCTGGCATTTTGCAGTTTCCAGTTAGCTAGTTAAATATTGTCCAAAACATCAATACCCCTGATCTGGTTGAAACACCAAGGTTTTTaagaacagaaagagacccaAGTTCCCATTTTGATCCTACCTCTAATaagctatgtgatcttgggcagaGTCACTTAACTTCTGTTTCCCTcatcagaaaaatggaaatgataataaCCTCTACCACAGAGAGTTGTTgggaggatgaaatgaaataatgtaacCGCTGTACATAtagcctgacacatagtaagtacttGGTAACCCGCTGTACATAtagcctgacacatagtaagtacttggtaaatgttactcatttttaaatattatagaatcAAGTAGGTAAAAATTGTCCAATATTTGTTATCTGACTAGTGATTGGAATAGTTGTGGGTTTtggtggggttttgtttgtttgtttttgtttttgttttgttttttaaagattttatttatttatttgacagacagagatcacaagtaggcagaggcaggcagagagagaggaggaagctggctccctgccaagcagagagccggatgtggggctcgatcccaagaccctgggatcatgacctgagcctaaggcagaggctttaacccactgagccacccaggcgcccctgttgtttttttttaagtaagctccatgcttGCTTACCCCATTCAAGTgcggcttgaactcaggaccctgagatcgagtcgcATGCTCACctattgagccagccaggtgccccttgactaaTGACTCCGAAAGGAGGAAAATGCATACTTTTCATAAATTACTGAAAACGCTTCATTTTGAAGCAAAAAATGATGTTCTTAAAGACTCAGTAAGAAAGTAATTATTTACCTAATCTGTCCACTTTTTTCCTATTGGGCTTGAGGgtttaaaggagaattaaaataatcattgtCTTTAGCCTAAACAGCTTGACCTTGTAAATAGTCTCCCGGACTTTGAAATTAGTTGGACTTAACATGGATTTACCTTATGATGTTGCTGTCTTTCCTCTAAATTTGTGGTTGCTGAATCGTTAAACTGAGTGTGTGtgagcagccaggtgccccctgactaaTGACTCTGAAAGGAGGAAAATGCATACTCCTAGGATTATCTTTACAATTAGGCAAGATGCCAAGGCCAAAATTGAGACAGTAGTCTCAGAGAAGTCATATTTATTGTTGTCTGCCCCTAGactaaagaaagtttaaaaaactttatttaaagttCTTGTAATTTGTATTGTAATCGGCCAGCTCTAGAGTTGTAACAGGGAGAACTGACTGTAGCCAAGTACCTATACAGATTATTTTGCTCAGAATCTACTTAATTAAAACCAAAGAATTACTTCACTCCTTAAACCTCTGAGTGCTTACTGTTTGGTAAGCACTATGTTTGAACTgggaatacaaatgaaaatgagataacCCATGCTTTTGCTTGCCTTGTACTTCATCTCCTTGCTGGGGAGAATGGATAAAAGCACTAGCTCCTTCAGTGCTGGGTGTTGTAGGGTCAGGATCTGGGGAGAGTGGTACAGAGTGCTGTGGGAGCCAGCTGGATGGCCTGGGAATCTTGGAGGGCTCCAGAAGGCTTCTGGCAAGAAAGAGCTTTTAAACTTGAAGTAGTCAAGAAAAGGCAGTGCGGGGAGAGAGTTGTAGTTAGAACACAAAGTTAAACTTTATGGAAAGATCAGATTGACCTGAAGCATTTTAGCTATTTGAAGTGGAATGAAGCAAAGCAAGTTCCCTTTGTGAGAGATTTTACAACTTCTTCCAGTGAAGAATATgaaattaaagttttttaatgattaggagaaaaagaaagtagtaaGTTACATTCTGCTGTGGATCGGAGCTGTGTAATCAAAGCATTTTAATGCTGTTTTAAGGACAGCTATCTTTGGGATAAGGTATATGAGTGAACCAAAAAGGCATATTCTAAAACAGCATTTGAATTGATGAACCATTGTCCTATTAACTTCTGAGGCActgtttttggaaaaatatttggccTCAGAaagtaatacatatatttaagaagatagtatatgctttttaaaaaattattctttaaagcaGGTACTATGAACATTAAATTCTAAATAGCTTTTTTTCACATGTCTTGAActttaatcagtttttttttcagGAATCCTTGACTAGTTTGGCCATGTCTTTGAAGAGAAGACGCTCATAAAGCCAAGGGCTAACCTGTCCATTGAAGGTTGAGCAGAGCTTGACTTTCCAGCAGTTAATGCCTTAGCTCTGAGGTGACTGTTGAGTTCTGGTCTTATAGTTTGcttctttaaataaatgatagTAGCCACTTTCTTCAAGGGCAGGCttaaaattcaatgaaaatggaattttagTAACTTAATCAAATTATAGTTTTTGGTCAGTTTCATTCATGTAAGATTCCACTTTATAACCAAGTTGCAATGAAACCCTCTTAGGTTAACTCTACCTaaaaaggtactttttttttttcttcaggttaagtaatctgtgcTCATTTATGAACACTTACAAGCATTATGAGCAAATTTATGCCTCCTCACCCCAAGTCTACAGAGGGATAGACTACCTTCTGTAACACAGACCAGTAATAGATGAGTATACAGTTGAAGTACGCTCCAAAATAGTTTGTATGAGTGATTTAGACTGATGTTGGAATAACCAAAtctccaaaagatacaaaaggcGTTCATTCACATCAAGCCATCTTCGCCTAAATGATGGTACTCGTAAGAAGATGTTCCGTCTTTACATGTGATCTGGTTTTTCCTGGGCAGTGTGTTACTGAAAGGCAGTGTCAGTAAATCAAACACAAATACTGGGAAGGTCTTGCCTTTTGACAGTATTGATATGAAAAGTGCTTTTGAAGAAGTGATACCACTGATTTTCTGAAATATTGGTCTTCTGTTTTAGTGCGTAAATTCACAGACAAGCATGAATGGATAACAACAGAAAATGGTATTGGAACAGTGGGAATCAGCAATTTTGCACAGGTATTGGATTGTCTTGAAATACTTAAAACGGTCTCCTCTTGCCTAAATTGGATTgctctaccttttaaaaaaaattgtttattctgTCCCTTGTTATTTTGGGCCCTTTAAAGAACATCAATCAAGTAAACAAGCAAAAGATAAGTTAGGGCAGTATAAAGTGTTTTAAGAGATTATTAAAAGGTTAACACTTAGAAGTAAAAATATACCTTATTCAGGAAAGAAATGTGTTTCATGTTGGGGCagttaagggagaaaaaaagagcaggCAGAAGGTGTGGGAGTGTTGATGGCGTTTGTGGACACTGTGATATGTGCATGACCCTGGGGATAAAGAGGGAAAACCTAGACTGGCACAGATTAGACAAAGGCAAACCATTTATGTAGccaatatttttctcttaatttcgcTATTCCCACTGATCCCATATTGAGAAATTATACAGAAGGAAATGAGAAGCCAGATAGCAAGTATGGACTCATACATGATTTCCCATTGGGGTAGGAAGGGAAACTGTAACTGAAATGAGTATATAGTATTCTTCAGAAGTGTTGGAATATCAGGTATTGAGCATCATTGACAATTGTATCTTCACTGACCTGTCTGTGTACCTACTGAGGCCCAGTACACGGTACTGTGTACAATGCTGTACAAGTGTTGTCTTCCCCTCCTGGAGTTTATCTATGAGGGGAATCATCTACGTGGAAAATGACACACAAAACATTATATGATGGATAACCTGAGTAGTACAGGGGTTGTAACTCACCTAATGGAGAGCTTACTTCTTAACTTGGAGTCAAAGTCTTTCAGAGAGTGCAAGGACTATTATGTACAGATCAGTGGGAAGGATTTCAGCAAATACTGCAGGCAAAAGGGCCTAATAAGCAAAACTGTGGAGGTGGAAAAGCACAAGGTGTGTTTGTTTTCAGAGGAGCTAGTATCTGGGGTGAGGGGAATATGGTTTGTGACACTGCTGCTTGTGGACCAGGCTAGCTGTTCTGCATTTTTTGAAGGGTTgtaagaaaaactaaagaatgtGGCTCCTGGGGTGTAAAATACATACTGTCTGAATTATAGAAGGTTAGCGTTTGATTTGTTTCTATTCACTGGAAGGTTTAATTTGATTTCTTAaaggtttgtgttttgtttgttttaggaagctttgggagatgTTGTTTACTGTAGTCTGCCTGAGGTCGGGACAAAACTGAACAAACAAGGTGAGTATTTTTCTCATCTTGGTATGTTATTCATGCCATATGTTTCCTTTATCTTGAATAATAACTTATTTGCACCTAGGACCAATTAGAGTGCTTTTTATCCAAGTAACAGAAAACTCACCTAAAAGATTGCAGTTGGGGTTTATCTCCTTCAAGAAGTCTGGAGATAGGTGGAAACGGGATTAGCTCAGTGGTACAGTGGAGGGTCATCAAGGACAGGACCtctttttcatgctttttctGCGTCATTGTGTCAGAGGTCACAAAATGGCAGCAAAATCCTCAAGTATGACTTTGTCATATGGCCATATCCAATAGTAGGATGAGAAggtaatatttgtttttctttggagcCAGTAAAGAATCTTTTTCTAAATATCTTGGACAATATTGGCCATGTTTTTTCTACTTAAACTTTACCCAGTCATTTATCTTGTTTGAACTTTTTCTGCTTTCTGGTTCTCATATTATATTAGGTCATATCTTCCTTTTTGA contains:
- the GCSH gene encoding glycine cleavage system H protein, mitochondrial, encoding MALRALRSVLATACSLRVTSAPTAACLLRPWGLRTGTVRTLRTGSALLSVRKFTDKHEWITTENGIGTVGISNFAQEALGDVVYCSLPEVGTKLNKQDEFGALESVKAASELYSPLSGEVTEINEALAENPGLVNKSCYEDGWLIKIALSNPSELDELMSEEAYEKYIKSIEE